In the Bordetella genomosp. 10 genome, one interval contains:
- a CDS encoding 3-oxoacid CoA-transferase subunit A: MIDKFMDSVHEAVADVFDGATVLVGGFGGAGHPTELLHALLEQGARDLTVVSNNAGNNEVGLAALIKAERVRKMICSFPRASHSYVFNQFYAEGRIELECVPQGTIAERLHAAGAGVGGFYVRTSYGTDLAEGKEVREINGQHYVFEYPLHADFALVRAQKGDRWGNLVYNKTARNFGPVMCQAAKTTIVQVRHKVALGELDPEAIVTPGIFVNRVVEVADPKFSS; the protein is encoded by the coding sequence ATGATCGACAAATTCATGGACAGCGTGCACGAGGCGGTGGCCGACGTGTTCGACGGCGCGACGGTGCTGGTCGGCGGCTTCGGCGGCGCGGGGCATCCCACCGAACTCCTGCATGCCTTGCTGGAGCAAGGCGCGCGCGACCTGACCGTGGTGAGCAATAACGCGGGCAACAACGAAGTGGGATTGGCCGCGCTGATCAAGGCGGAACGCGTCAGGAAGATGATCTGTTCCTTCCCGCGCGCCTCGCACTCCTATGTCTTCAACCAGTTCTATGCCGAAGGCCGCATCGAACTGGAGTGCGTGCCGCAGGGAACCATCGCCGAACGCCTGCACGCGGCGGGCGCCGGGGTGGGCGGCTTCTACGTCCGCACCAGCTACGGCACCGACCTGGCCGAAGGTAAGGAAGTGCGCGAAATCAACGGCCAGCACTATGTATTCGAATATCCGCTGCACGCCGATTTCGCGCTGGTCCGGGCGCAGAAAGGCGACCGCTGGGGCAACCTGGTCTACAACAAGACTGCCCGCAACTTCGGCCCCGTGATGTGCCAGGCGGCCAAGACCACCATCGTCCAGGTCAGGCACAAGGTCGCATTGGGCGAACTCGATCCCGAGGCCATCGTCACGCCGGGCATATTCGTGAACCGCGTGGTCGAAG